A part of Heliangelus exortis chromosome 3, bHelExo1.hap1, whole genome shotgun sequence genomic DNA contains:
- the PLEKHH2 gene encoding pleckstrin homology domain-containing family H member 2 isoform X1 has translation MAELSELEGTVNWKERCLTLESQLMKFRLQASKIRELLAEKMQQLEKQVIEADRQAERAFQQVQVMEEKLKAANVQTSESETRLYKRCQDLEILIQDKNDIIQKLEQQLEEQLEVENQNLRLINQKQTKEMKTVQSKLQEATGKKSVTSPQKPGECQRLSSLTFGCFSNRARSPQPSPKFEEISKASSKEPDYTEGKTMLEKDILETAVACPAHESNTGQKSLQQSSPGSEQNKNVRTSCSSKDIDSDMSKNSCTTGSDWSSDEDGGDNKGLKSRCASTLSSHTSEENTRYSRLGSEMYLTASDDSSSLFEEESFGVQQTQHRKLYSWQQGSQRKGQNNSGGKCNSDFTSKKKDQDSSSDELNRKFQSQRLDYSSSSSEANTPSPILTPALTPKHPILAASAGSQSTTPSDSPSNLPPPKLRTPNVFSINSALAKKHLSQPQLSSDRLFGRNRNAISMIRPWRPQETDIDLVDGEDTDVLERMEIGCDGVFTYDCTEAQNSEAQEPCDTTKKGANNKPPTPPLHRFPSWESRIYAVAKSGLRMSEAFTMESLNKGAVSLTSYSISGLYTSLIYKNMTTPVYTTLKGKATQISNSPFTDESSGSEEEDSSRSSSRTSESDSRSRSGLGSPRAMKRGVSLSSVTSESDYAIPPDAYSVDTDCSEPEQKLLKTSSSSSDNGKNEPLEKSGYLLKMGGKVKTWKRRWFVLKGGELLYYKSPSDVTRKPQGQIELNASSLIERGDGKQTIQLTTEKRTYYLTADSPNILEEWIKVLQNVLKIQAASPLFIQPEMKPTMKGLLTKVKHGYSKRVWCTLVGKILYYFRNQEDKFPLGQIKLCEAKVEEVDRSCDSDEDYEACGRSLLSTHYTVVIHPKDQGPTYLLIGSKHEKDTWLYHLTVAAGSTSVNVGSEFEQLICKLLNMEGDTTSQIWRHPTLCHSKEGIASPLTTLPSEALQTEAIKLFKTCQLFINAAVDCPAIDYHVSLAQSALQICLTHPELQNEICCQLIKQTRRRHPQNQAGPIQGLQLLALCVGLFLPQHPFLWLLKLHLKKNANSRTEFGKYAIYCQRCVERTQQNGDREARPSRMEILSTLLRNPYHHSLPFSIPVHFMNGIYQVVGFDASTTVEEFLNTLNQDTGMRKPAQSGFALFSDDPSGKDIEHCLQGNIKICDIISKWEQASKEQHPGKCEGTRTVRLTYKNRLYFSVQVHGETDREKLLLVYQTNDQIVNGLFPVNKELAMELTALLAQVEIGDFERPFSTPAGQVTSQSKSNQTLKQVLERFYPKRYRHGCSEEQLRQLCQRLSTRWMALRGHSAADCVRIYLTVARKWSFFGAKLFAAKPLAPCSVEKSFIWFAVHEDGISILDYSSMRLTITYTYKSLMTFGGYQDDFMLVVNNDHTKDKSTEKHLFAMTKPKILEITLLIASYINNFHQLKGAAHHLSAPALLTPQSGQKLKETGTQPLLANSRPTKCPTLL, from the exons GTACAAgtcatggaagaaaaattaaaagcagctaATGTTCAAACAAGTGAATCAGAAACCAGGCTGTACAAGAGATGTCAAGACTTGGAGATCCTGATACAAGATAAAAATGACATAATACAAAAATTGGAGCAACAACTTGAAGAACAG TTAGAGGTGGAAAATCAGAACCTTCGCTTGATCaaccaaaagcaaaccaaagagATGAAAACAGTACAATCTAAACTCCAAG AAGCGACAGGCAAGAAATCTGTTACTTCACCACAAAAACCTGGAGAGTGTCAGCGACTCAGCAGTTTGACTTTTGGATGCTTTTCAAACAGAGCAAGAAGTCCTCAGCCATCTCCTAAGTTTGAAGAAATAAGCAAGGCTTCATCTAAAGAGCCAGACTACACTGAAGGCAAAACCATGCTAG AGAAGGATATCCTGGAAACTGCTGTTGCTTGTCCTGCACATGAGAGCAATACAGGTCAGAAGTCATTGCAACAAAGCTCCCCTGGATCAGAGCAGAACAAAAATGTGAGAACGAGCTGCTCATCTAAAGATATAGACAGCGACATGTCAAAGAACTCCTGCACTACTGGAAGTGACTGGAGCTCAGATGAGGATGGAGGAGACAATAAAGGACTGAAATCCAGGTGTGCATCAACTCTCTCAAGCCACACATCTGAAGAGAACACACGGTACAGTAGACTGGGGAGTGAAATGTATTTGACAGCATCCGATGACAGTAGTTCTCTTTTTGAAGAAGAGAGTTTTGGTGTTCAGCAGACTCAGCACAGGAAGCTGTACTCCTGGCAGCAAGGGTCCCAAAGAAAAGGCCAGAACAATTCAGGTGGAAAGTGCAACTCTGACTTCACAAGTAAAAAGAAAGACCAAGATAGTTCTTCAGATGAACTGAATAGGAAATTTCAGTCCCAGAGGCTAGATTATTCATCATCATCCAGTGAGGCAAATACCCCAAGTCCAATTTTAACTCCTGCTCTGACACCCAAACACCCAATTCTAGCAGCTTCTGCAGGGTCCCAGAGCACAACACCATCAGATTCTCCTTCAAATTTGCCACCTCCAAAGTTACGGACCCCTAATGTGTTTAGTATAAATTCAGCATTAGCAAAGAAACATCTAAGCCAGCCCCAGCTGAGTTCTGACAGACTGTTTGGTAGAAATAGAAATGCCATAAGCATGATTCGTCCATGGAGACCTCAGGAAACAGACATTGATCTGGTGGATGGAGAAGATACTGATGTTTTAGAGAGAATGGAGATTGGTTGTGATGGAGTCTTTACCTATGACTGCACTGAAGCACAAAATTCTGAAGCCCAGGAACCTTGTgatacaacaaaaaaaggtgCTAACAACAAACCTCCAACCCCTCCATTACATCGATTTCCTTCCTGG GAAAGCAGAATTTATGCTGTAGCCAAGTCTGGTTTAAGGATGTCTGAAGCCTTCACCATGGAATCTCTTAACAAAG gtgCTGTTTCACTAACCTCATACTCCATATCTGGATTATATACATCTCTGATATATAAGAACATGACCACTCCTGTCTACACTACTTTGAAAGGG aaagcaacTCAAATAAGCAACAGCCCATTTACAGATGAGTCATCaggatctgaggaagaagacAGCTCTCGGTCCAGCTCAAGGACTTCTGAGTCTGATTCTCGAAGCAGAAGTGGTCTGGGTAGCCCTCGGGCTATGAAACGAG GGGTGTCTCTGTCTTCTGTGACATCAGAAAGTGACTATGCTATTCCTCCAGATGCATATTCAGTAGATACAGACTGTTCAGAGCCAGAGCAGAAACTTCTGAAGACTTCTTCTTCATCTAGTGATAATGGAAAAAAT gaaCCTTTGGAAAAATCTGGATATCTGTTAAAAATGGGTGGTAAAGTAAAGACCTGGAAACGACGGTGGTTTGTGCTTAAAGGAGGCGAATTACTTTACTACAAATCTCCA AGTGATGTAACCCGAAAACCTCAAGGTCAAATTGAGCTAAATGCATCAAGCCTCATTGAAAGGGGTGatggaaaacaaacaattcAG CTGAccacagaaaaaagaacataCTACCTGACTGCAGATTCTCCTAACATCTTGGAAGAGTGGATCAAAGTACTACAAAATGTCCTTAAAATACAGGCTGCGAGCCCACTTTTCATACAGCCTGAAATGAAGCCAACCATGAAGGGATTACTCACAAAG GTGAAACATGGATATTCCAAAAGAGTTTGGTGTACTCTAGTTGGAAAAATTCTGTATTATTTCCGAAATCAAGAGGACAAG TTTCCTCTTGGCCAAATCAAGCTTTGTGAGGCGAAGGTTGAAGAAGTTGATAGATCATGTGATTCTGATGAAGATTATGAGGCTTGTGGTCGCAGTTTATTATCAACACATTACACTGTTGTTATTCACCCCAAAGATCAAGGACCCACTTATCTTCTTATAGGATCCAAACATGAGAAG GACACATGGCTTTATCATCTGACTGTTGCAGCTGGAAGTACCAGTGTGAATGTTGGATCTGAGTTTGAACAACTTATTTGCAAATTATTAAATATGGAAGGTGATACCA ctTCTCAGATTTGGAGACATCCTACTCTTTGTCATAGCAAAGAAGGAATTGCTTCCCCTCTTACTACATTACCATCAGAAGCTTTGCAAACTGaagcaattaaattatttaag ACCTGCCAGTTGTTTATAAATGCTGCAGTTGACTGTCCTGCCATTGATTACCACGTGTCTTTGGCCCAAAGTGCTTTGCAGATCTGCCTTACGCACCCTGAGCTTCAGAATGAGATCTGTTGTCAGCTCATTAAACAGACGAGACGTCGACACCCACAGAACCAGGCAGGACCAATACAG GGcttgcagctcctggctctctgcGTTGGACTCTTCCTGCCACAACACCCATTCCTTTGGCTTCTTAAACTTCACTTAAAGAAGAATGCAAATTCCAG GACAGAATTTGGGAAGTATGCAATATATTGTCAGCGCTGTGTAGAGCGCACCCAGCAGAACGGAGACCGGGAAGCCAGACCATCCAGAATGGAAATCCTTTCCACCCTTCTCAGAAACCCATACCACCATTCCCTGCCCTTCAGTATTCCAGTTCATTTCATGAATGGCATATATCAG GTTGTTGGATTTGATGCCTCTACCACAGTAGAAGAATTTCTGAACACCCTGAACCAGGATACAGGAATGAGGAAACCAGCCCAGTCAGGATTTGCACTGTTTTCTGATGATCCTTCTGGCAAGGATATAGAGCACTGTCTTCAAGGAAACATCAAG ATCTGTGACATTATTTCAAAATGGGAGCAAGCATCCAAAGAACAACATCCTGGGAAGTGTGAAGGCACAAGGACTGTACGCCTTACTTACAAAAACAG gctttatttttcagttcaagtCCATGGGGAAACAGAcagagagaagctgctgctAGTGTATCAGACCAATGATCAAATAGTCAATGGACTTTTCCCCGTAAACAAAGAACTGGCGATGGAATTGACTGCTCTGTTAGCTCAG GTAGAGATTGGAGATTTTGAACGGCCTTTCTCAACTCCAGCAGGACAAGTCACTTCCCAGTCCAAGTCCAACCAAACTTTAAAACAAGTTTTAGAGAGATTCTACCCTAAGAGATACAGGCATGGTTGTTCAGAGGAACAATTAAG ACAGCTTTGTCAGAGATTGTCTACGAGATGGATGGCTCTCCGGGGGCACAGTGCTGCAGACTGCGTGCGCATTTATCTCACTGTAGCCAGAAAATGGTCTTTCTTTGGGGCTAAGTTGTTTGCAGCAAAA CCTCTAGCACCATGCTCAGTTGAGAAGTCCTTCATATGGTTTGCTGTACATGAAGATGGCATAAGCATTCTAGATTATAGCTCTATG cgATTAACAATTACCTACACATATAAGAGTCTGATGACTTTTGGAGGCTATCAAGATGATTTTATGTTGGTTGTTAACAATGATCATACAAAGGACAAATCAACTGAAAAACACCTTTTTGCCATGACAAAACCAAAG ATTCTTGAGATCACTCTACTGATTGCCAGCTACATTAACAACTTCCATCAGCTGAAAGGAGCTGCTCATcacctctctgctccagcattaCTGACACCTCAAAGTGGGCAGAAACTCAAGGAAACAGGGACTCAGCCACTACTTGCAAACAGCAGACCAACTAAATGTCCCACTTTGTTATGA
- the PLEKHH2 gene encoding pleckstrin homology domain-containing family H member 2 isoform X4, whose product MAELSELEGTVNWKERCLTLESQLMKFRLQASKIRELLAEKMQQLEKQVIEADRQAERAFQQVQVMEEKLKAANVQTSESETRLYKRCQDLEILIQDKNDIIQKLEQQLEEQKQIRLQEAKIIEEKAAKIKEWVTVKLHELEVENQNLRLINQKQTKEMKTVQSKLQEATGKKSVTSPQKPGECQRLSSLTFGCFSNRARSPQPSPKFEEISKASSKEPDYTEGKTMLEKDILETAVACPAHESNTGQKSLQQSSPGSEQNKNVRTSCSSKDIDSDMSKNSCTTGSDWSSDEDGGDNKGLKSRCASTLSSHTSEENTRYSRLGSEMYLTASDDSSSLFEEESFGVQQTQHRKLYSWQQGSQRKGQNNSGGKCNSDFTSKKKDQDSSSDELNRKFQSQRLDYSSSSSEANTPSPILTPALTPKHPILAASAGSQSTTPSDSPSNLPPPKLRTPNVFSINSALAKKHLSQPQLSSDRLFGRNRNAISMIRPWRPQETDIDLVDGEDTDVLERMEIGCDGVFTYDCTEAQNSEAQEPCDTTKKGANNKPPTPPLHRFPSWESRIYAVAKSGLRMSEAFTMESLNKGAVSLTSYSISGLYTSLIYKNMTTPVYTTLKGKATQISNSPFTDESSGSEEEDSSRSSSRTSESDSRSRSGLGSPRAMKRGVSLSSVTSESDYAIPPDAYSVDTDCSEPEQKLLKTSSSSSDNGKNEPLEKSGYLLKMGGKVKTWKRRWFVLKGGELLYYKSPSDVTRKPQGQIELNASSLIERGDGKQTIQLTTEKRTYYLTADSPNILEEWIKVLQNVLKIQAASPLFIQPEMKPTMKGLLTKVKHGYSKRVWCTLVGKILYYFRNQEDKFPLGQIKLCEAKVEEVDRSCDSDEDYEACGRSLLSTHYTVVIHPKDQGPTYLLIGSKHEKDTWLYHLTVAAGSTSVNVGSEFEQLICKLLNMEGDTTSQIWRHPTLCHSKEGIASPLTTLPSEALQTEAIKLFKTCQLFINAAVDCPAIDYHVSLAQSALQICLTHPELQNEICCQLIKQTRRRHPQNQAGPIQGLQLLALCVGLFLPQHPFLWLLKLHLKKNANSRTEFGKYAIYCQRCVERTQQNGDREARPSRMEILSTLLRNPYHHSLPFSIPVHFMNGIYQVVGFDASTTVEEFLNTLNQDTGMRKPAQSGFALFSDDPSGKDIEHCLQGNIKICDIISKWEQASKEQHPGKCEGTRTVRLTYKNRLYFSVQVHGETDREKLLLVYQTNDQIVNGLFPVNKELAMELTALLAQVEIGDFERPFSTPAGQVTSQSKSNQTLEQVLEILP is encoded by the exons GTACAAgtcatggaagaaaaattaaaagcagctaATGTTCAAACAAGTGAATCAGAAACCAGGCTGTACAAGAGATGTCAAGACTTGGAGATCCTGATACAAGATAAAAATGACATAATACAAAAATTGGAGCAACAACTTGAAGAACAG aagcaaaTAAGACTGCAAGAAGCAAAAATCAtagaggaaaaagcagctaaaataaaagaatgggTGACAGTCAAGCTCCATGAG TTAGAGGTGGAAAATCAGAACCTTCGCTTGATCaaccaaaagcaaaccaaagagATGAAAACAGTACAATCTAAACTCCAAG AAGCGACAGGCAAGAAATCTGTTACTTCACCACAAAAACCTGGAGAGTGTCAGCGACTCAGCAGTTTGACTTTTGGATGCTTTTCAAACAGAGCAAGAAGTCCTCAGCCATCTCCTAAGTTTGAAGAAATAAGCAAGGCTTCATCTAAAGAGCCAGACTACACTGAAGGCAAAACCATGCTAG AGAAGGATATCCTGGAAACTGCTGTTGCTTGTCCTGCACATGAGAGCAATACAGGTCAGAAGTCATTGCAACAAAGCTCCCCTGGATCAGAGCAGAACAAAAATGTGAGAACGAGCTGCTCATCTAAAGATATAGACAGCGACATGTCAAAGAACTCCTGCACTACTGGAAGTGACTGGAGCTCAGATGAGGATGGAGGAGACAATAAAGGACTGAAATCCAGGTGTGCATCAACTCTCTCAAGCCACACATCTGAAGAGAACACACGGTACAGTAGACTGGGGAGTGAAATGTATTTGACAGCATCCGATGACAGTAGTTCTCTTTTTGAAGAAGAGAGTTTTGGTGTTCAGCAGACTCAGCACAGGAAGCTGTACTCCTGGCAGCAAGGGTCCCAAAGAAAAGGCCAGAACAATTCAGGTGGAAAGTGCAACTCTGACTTCACAAGTAAAAAGAAAGACCAAGATAGTTCTTCAGATGAACTGAATAGGAAATTTCAGTCCCAGAGGCTAGATTATTCATCATCATCCAGTGAGGCAAATACCCCAAGTCCAATTTTAACTCCTGCTCTGACACCCAAACACCCAATTCTAGCAGCTTCTGCAGGGTCCCAGAGCACAACACCATCAGATTCTCCTTCAAATTTGCCACCTCCAAAGTTACGGACCCCTAATGTGTTTAGTATAAATTCAGCATTAGCAAAGAAACATCTAAGCCAGCCCCAGCTGAGTTCTGACAGACTGTTTGGTAGAAATAGAAATGCCATAAGCATGATTCGTCCATGGAGACCTCAGGAAACAGACATTGATCTGGTGGATGGAGAAGATACTGATGTTTTAGAGAGAATGGAGATTGGTTGTGATGGAGTCTTTACCTATGACTGCACTGAAGCACAAAATTCTGAAGCCCAGGAACCTTGTgatacaacaaaaaaaggtgCTAACAACAAACCTCCAACCCCTCCATTACATCGATTTCCTTCCTGG GAAAGCAGAATTTATGCTGTAGCCAAGTCTGGTTTAAGGATGTCTGAAGCCTTCACCATGGAATCTCTTAACAAAG gtgCTGTTTCACTAACCTCATACTCCATATCTGGATTATATACATCTCTGATATATAAGAACATGACCACTCCTGTCTACACTACTTTGAAAGGG aaagcaacTCAAATAAGCAACAGCCCATTTACAGATGAGTCATCaggatctgaggaagaagacAGCTCTCGGTCCAGCTCAAGGACTTCTGAGTCTGATTCTCGAAGCAGAAGTGGTCTGGGTAGCCCTCGGGCTATGAAACGAG GGGTGTCTCTGTCTTCTGTGACATCAGAAAGTGACTATGCTATTCCTCCAGATGCATATTCAGTAGATACAGACTGTTCAGAGCCAGAGCAGAAACTTCTGAAGACTTCTTCTTCATCTAGTGATAATGGAAAAAAT gaaCCTTTGGAAAAATCTGGATATCTGTTAAAAATGGGTGGTAAAGTAAAGACCTGGAAACGACGGTGGTTTGTGCTTAAAGGAGGCGAATTACTTTACTACAAATCTCCA AGTGATGTAACCCGAAAACCTCAAGGTCAAATTGAGCTAAATGCATCAAGCCTCATTGAAAGGGGTGatggaaaacaaacaattcAG CTGAccacagaaaaaagaacataCTACCTGACTGCAGATTCTCCTAACATCTTGGAAGAGTGGATCAAAGTACTACAAAATGTCCTTAAAATACAGGCTGCGAGCCCACTTTTCATACAGCCTGAAATGAAGCCAACCATGAAGGGATTACTCACAAAG GTGAAACATGGATATTCCAAAAGAGTTTGGTGTACTCTAGTTGGAAAAATTCTGTATTATTTCCGAAATCAAGAGGACAAG TTTCCTCTTGGCCAAATCAAGCTTTGTGAGGCGAAGGTTGAAGAAGTTGATAGATCATGTGATTCTGATGAAGATTATGAGGCTTGTGGTCGCAGTTTATTATCAACACATTACACTGTTGTTATTCACCCCAAAGATCAAGGACCCACTTATCTTCTTATAGGATCCAAACATGAGAAG GACACATGGCTTTATCATCTGACTGTTGCAGCTGGAAGTACCAGTGTGAATGTTGGATCTGAGTTTGAACAACTTATTTGCAAATTATTAAATATGGAAGGTGATACCA ctTCTCAGATTTGGAGACATCCTACTCTTTGTCATAGCAAAGAAGGAATTGCTTCCCCTCTTACTACATTACCATCAGAAGCTTTGCAAACTGaagcaattaaattatttaag ACCTGCCAGTTGTTTATAAATGCTGCAGTTGACTGTCCTGCCATTGATTACCACGTGTCTTTGGCCCAAAGTGCTTTGCAGATCTGCCTTACGCACCCTGAGCTTCAGAATGAGATCTGTTGTCAGCTCATTAAACAGACGAGACGTCGACACCCACAGAACCAGGCAGGACCAATACAG GGcttgcagctcctggctctctgcGTTGGACTCTTCCTGCCACAACACCCATTCCTTTGGCTTCTTAAACTTCACTTAAAGAAGAATGCAAATTCCAG GACAGAATTTGGGAAGTATGCAATATATTGTCAGCGCTGTGTAGAGCGCACCCAGCAGAACGGAGACCGGGAAGCCAGACCATCCAGAATGGAAATCCTTTCCACCCTTCTCAGAAACCCATACCACCATTCCCTGCCCTTCAGTATTCCAGTTCATTTCATGAATGGCATATATCAG GTTGTTGGATTTGATGCCTCTACCACAGTAGAAGAATTTCTGAACACCCTGAACCAGGATACAGGAATGAGGAAACCAGCCCAGTCAGGATTTGCACTGTTTTCTGATGATCCTTCTGGCAAGGATATAGAGCACTGTCTTCAAGGAAACATCAAG ATCTGTGACATTATTTCAAAATGGGAGCAAGCATCCAAAGAACAACATCCTGGGAAGTGTGAAGGCACAAGGACTGTACGCCTTACTTACAAAAACAG gctttatttttcagttcaagtCCATGGGGAAACAGAcagagagaagctgctgctAGTGTATCAGACCAATGATCAAATAGTCAATGGACTTTTCCCCGTAAACAAAGAACTGGCGATGGAATTGACTGCTCTGTTAGCTCAG GTAGAGATTGGAGATTTTGAACGGCCTTTCTCAACTCCAGCAGGACAAGTCACTTCCCAGTCCAAGTCCAACCAAACTTTAGAACAAGTTTTAGAGATTCTACCCTAA